The DNA region CCGAGAACTTCTTCTCTCCTAGGAAATAACACTCATAGTATGAATTGGAATGGCTCCCAAGACTGCTTTCGTTAGAGTAAGGCGCCCCGCGAGACTCAAGCAGCGTTGCTTCCAACCAGCAAGCTTAGTGGAAACTCTCTCCAACACCTCCCCAAACATTGCTTTATTCAACCTCTTCTGAAGAACATGCATTCCCAAGTACTTACCTAAATCCTTTGTAGACTTGATTCCACTCTCCTCTGAGATGCGTATCTGCAGGTCCCTTGAGACATTCTGAGAGAAATAAATCTTGGATTTCTCAAGACTCACCTTCTGACCTGACACATAACAGAACTGTTCTAGGATCCCTCGAATAATCCTAATTTGTGCCACCGAAGCTTCTGCAAATAATATCAAGTCATCAGCGAAGCAAATATGCGAAAGAGGAGGACCTCCTTGGGAGAGGCGTATCGGTTTCCACTGCTTCCCACTAATTGCTCTATCGATCATTTGACAGAGTCTTTCCAAACACAACACAAATAAATAAGGGGATAAAGGATCCCCTTGACGCAGCCCGCGGGAAGGTTTGAAGGACTCAGTCATTTCACCATTCCACAAAACATTCATTGAAGGATCTTGAACACACTTCATGATCCAGCGAATCCATAAGTCTGACAAACCCGCAGAGATAAGGGTATCCTCTAGAAAATCCCATCTCACGCGATCATAGGCCTTCTCAAAATCAAGCTTAAGCAACATCCAACCTTTGCGACCCTTCTTCCTCCGCATAGAATGAACTGCCTCCTGGACTATAACAATATTATCGATGCTTAGTCGCCCAGGTATAAAACTCGACTGAGCAGGCCCTATCAGTTTCGAAATCACCAACTTCAACCTCGACACCATCACCTTCGTTATGACTTTGAAAATGACATTACAAAGACTAATAGGGCGGAACTGTGTTACCCGTTCCGGCTTAGCAACCTTTGGTATCAAACATACTAACGCATCGTTCAGTCCTGACGGAAACTCGCCTGTTTGAAAAAACTGCAACACAAGGTCCACCACTGACTCTCCCACTACTGTCCAACAACTTTGATAAAAGATAGGCTGGAACCCGTCAGGTCCCGGAGCTTTATAAGCACCCATGTTACCGATAGCCGCTTCCACCTCAGTCGACAGAATCGGCTAACTCAGACTAAGCTTCTCATCCCAAGTAAGTCTCTTAAAACCCACCCACGGTAGGCTTGGAACCACCAAATCCACATCAACCAACGAGTACAGTCTTTTATAATATTCAACCGCCATATGTTCCAATTCCTTCGAGTCTGTCACCCAAGTCCCTAAATCATTTTTCAAAGCTTCCACCCGATTACGACGTCTCCTAATGATTATGGAGGTATGAAAGAAACATGTGTTGCGATCACCAAGTTCAACCCACTTCTCCCGAGATTTTTGAAACCAGAGGACCTCCTCCTGCTCCAACATGATATCTAGATCATGGATGAGACTCTCCTCCTTATGCAGCAAATCATCCGTCTGCATAACATCCAGTAAGTCTTTCACTTCCTTGATCTCCCTCAGCAACTTCTCTTTACGATGATAAACATCCCCAAAGACCTCTTTGTTCCATTTCTTCAAAACCATCTTCAAGGCATCCAACGCCTTTATGGTATATAGATCAGGTCGCCAAGATGCCTCCATCAATTCTTTAAAACTTTCATGACTTAACCAAGCTGCTTCGAAGCGAAATGGTCGCCGACTAGGATCCCTATCCACCATTGGACTCAGTTGAACGTAAACCAGGGCATGATCTGAAGCCAGAAATTGCAAATGAGAAACTATCGCCTCCTGCCACTTCAGTCTAGCCGATGCACAGCACAAAACCCTATCCAGACGCTTAACTACAAAATGTTGTGCTATCTTCCCTCTTTTCCAGGTAAACTTGTTCCCGTGAAAGCCAATGTCGATCAATGACTCAGAATTAATACAGTCACCAAACGAAAGAGAATCAGCTGACAACTGCCCATTTCCTCCCGATCTCTCATCTAGTCGAATGATAGTATTAAAATCACCTCCCACAATCAAAGGATCTGCAACTCGAACCATCGTATCATGCAGCTTGGTCTATAACCCGCTCCTTCGACTCACAGTAGGAGCTGCATATACAGCAATAACATGGACTACCTCCACACCATTCACTACACGGGCATGAATGAATTGGTCAAAGGACTCAACAATATCCACCATACCGATCTCCCTTCTCCACAACAACCATAAGCTACCGCTATGCCCATTCGTATCTACCCGGAACGAATGATCAAAACCCAGTCCCTGACAGATGCGACTCGCATTCTCCCCACCCGCATGAGTCTCAAGGACAGCAAGTAGATCCGTAGCAAACTTCTTCAATAAATAACGAATCGAGCAGCAAAATTGAGGTTTATTTGTCTCCCGAcaattccaaaataaacaatTCATAATGAATTTACAGCAAAACACCAGAACCACCGGGGAAACCGTTAAGCAACCGAGGACTCCATCGGTCTACCCGACGAGTCATCTCGCAAATCATCTAGACAAATCCCCCCATTATCCGGAGGAACCGACTTCTCCATCGAGATCTCCTCAGAACTCTCTCTCCCAACTACCTCAACCGTCATAACAGAGCCACCCCCTTATTTTTATGAGACTTACTATCTGGGGGCCCAATCCGGCCCAAACTTTTTCCTTTGCTTATCTGATCTTGCGGATCACGCTTCCCACCCAGCAATATCGGGACCACCCTCACATTTTCCTTATTCGACCTAGTCTGAATATTTTCTTGCGTATGATCTGCCAAAATCAATGATTTCTCCAAATCTCCAAATTTATTGGAAATAGTAATATTCGCGATATCTTTTGGTAAGATCTCCTGGAGATTACGCCCAACTCCCCCTGTCGAACCCCCTGCCGCAAAAGCAACCATCCGCTGTGATGAACTGGCTTTCCGACCACCTTTACGAACTGCAATAAACCCGTCATCTGGCTTATCCACCGTCCCCGACATGGTCCCTACCTCCCGCAAAGGCGTACTAACAGTCTCTGTAACAATCGCACGGCGTGCACCAAATGTCCATAGATACCACAACTGGAGCAAATATTTGTCAACCCTTCGTAAGAAACGAAGTATCGTTCTCCATTCACTTGCACTGTACCCTTCAATGGCCTCCTCAAATCAACCTCAACACACACTCGAGCGAAGTGAGCTCTATCAAAATTGAGCATAGTCATGTCAACGCGAATAGGTGTCCCCAAACCTCGAACAATGGCATGAGGATTCTCTGGTGATAAAAGTTCAGTGGTAGATTAGACAACCGAACCCAAACCGGCGTCGTACCGATCTCATGCTTCAACGGATTGAAATCTGCAGACCAAGCCTTAACCAAGAGAAAGCTCCCAAACACTTTCCATGGTCCACCCGTCAAGGCTGCCATATATTCCTCCTCTTTTTTGAAGAGCACCATGAAATATTGTTGTGGAAGGTCAAAAACGTGCATCTCCCCCACCGGCTTCCACAACTCCTGCAGCTTCCTACTCAACGCCATAATCGAGACATGACGTCCTAGAACCTTCACTAACATACACTGCTTCCACAGGCCGTTCATGGCGTCCAACACCTCCTTCCTGATCGTGATGACAGGTTTACCATCCTCTCCGTTCGGGAAATCCAGACGTACTCGTGAATCAACAAATTTTCCATCTAGAACCGCTTCCGGCGACAAACGCCCACTCCCCAAACTAATTTTCACCTTATTCACTCATGAGCTCCCGGGATCCGGCGGATCCCCTACCGGAGAGTCTTTATCACCCAGATCCATCATCACCGTATCAATCGCCATTTTTTTATCGCTGTTCATATCATCTTTTCTATAATCGTGTTCAGTGTTTGaacaccaaaaaagaaagttgaaaattctcaaagaaaaaaaaaagcagaacatcctcatttgtttttatttattattattattattattttttagtttttccttttttaaaaacaaatatttattattataattttaaaagaaagttaaaaaaaaaaacgcataaCAACAAAAACGTGGGTCGACGGAACATGTGGGTGGTGGACTTGTCTTCTCTCGGGGACCACTCCCCACAGTTTTTAAATTAACGCCGTGAGGTTTTTTGCTCCGTTTACGTTTCTCAGTTTATACGATTGTACCCTCCTCCTCTCTTGCTTAACTTAATCGACAACATATGGATTAATAGGgataataagaataaataggGGGATTAGGTTCCAATTTCTTATAGACGACAGTTTTGATTAATTAGGTCTTACATGTCATTCGTATTTTTTCCCTTAAGTACCACCATGCAAAGTTGCAAACATCACTTTCGTTTTTAAGATTTATCATATATGGTTTTGTGACGGTCGACATGTGTGTTGACTTTTATCTTGTGCTTTCATTTAATTCCAAATCGACAACTACTAAGCTatggttttttagtttatttcttatttattatgCAATAGACTAACTTTAATCTGTAATATCTGCATGAATCACGCGATTATAATAAAGCTTTCCAAAATAATActtccctccgtttcaaaatataggatgttttaactaaagcacgtagattaaaaattttttacttttaataagttcaaccaatcagaaacaatactgcataatataaaatactaaactaatctaaaaattgcatagaaacttgaaaacatcttatattatgaaacaaaaaacttctctaaaacatcttatattttgaaacggagggagtactatctttttcaaataaatttatcaatagattttgattataaaactatattattCTGAAATGAAGCGCAATTACAAATGCTAATTATGCTGAGTCTTGACTGTTGACTGCTTATAACGcgttttgcttgttttttttaaaaaaaattttttagcctttttttttttttttttaaatgtggtttctcttgttttggttgatttcttgttttgtttatctcttgttAATATATCAGGTACTAGAAATTATTATCACCAAAACCATGAAGAGATCGAGGATTATGCCTCTTAATCAAATTttacattaataataataaggatAAAATCTAACAATCTTCTTCTTACATGCATCTTGAGTTTTTAGTATTTTGACTTCGTCCCACTCccaccaacaaacaaacaacccAATGGATTAAAATAAAAGTAGGTTCGTGTGTGTTGCGTAGGGATATAATCgtcaatttaaaaaagaaacggAAAGCGTTGAACGTGGAGAACAGTGAACCAAGCAAGACACATTTGCCGAtttcattaaaagaaacaaaaaataaaacacgtGTTTTTTATAACGCACTCTGATTAGCTAACttaaaagtattaagtatattaatttttataatatatatatatatatatgctttgttATATTTGGGAGGTAGGAAGCAACTCTGTacccaaccaaaccaaactccaAATACCAAAAGAAAGTTTTAAAGGAGACGCCTCTCATTTCTCCCTCGTGACACAAACGCAATTTGCAGAGagcaaccaaaacaagaaagaagaacaaagttACCATCAGTTTTGGATTCGATTTTTAGCTATAACAGAAACTCttgtttgttaagaaaaaaaaagatgtcgaTTTCTATGGAGTTCGTCGCTAGTCGGAGATTTACTGGGAAGCCTAGCTTCTCTCTGACTTGTAGTCGTTTGAGTCAGTACCTTAAAGAGAACGGTAGCTTTGGAGATCTGACCTTAGGCATGGCATGCAGGCCTGACGTCAATGGTAAGCAAACCTTCTCCTTTCTTCTAGAtccgtgttttttttttcttattctgaattcttgaaaaaaatttacaagaaaattaaatcGAATTAGAAGAAATTTTAGGACAGAGGATCTTATTACTTTTGGATCATTGCATTTGCAGGAACTTTAGGCAACTCACGTCAGCCGACAGCAACTATGAGTTTATTCCCTTGTGAAGCATCAAACATGGATTCCACGGCGGCAGCTGCAGCTCAAGATGTTAAACCTAAGAATTTGTTTCCTAGGCAATCAAGTTTCTATTCCTCATCTTCCTCTGTTCCCAAGGAGGATGTCTTGAAAATGGCACAGAGTACCAGATCTGTGAAACCAGAGTCTCAAACTGCTCCATTGACTATATTCTATGCCGGGCAAGTGATTGTATTCAATGACTTTTCTGCTGAGAAAGCCAAAGAAGTGATGAAATTGGCCAGCAAAGGAACCGCTAACAGCTTCACCGGTTTCACATCTAATCTCAACATAAACCAAAGTGTAGCCAAGACTACTACTCAAACAAGCAACGTCGTCGCTGCTACCCCAAACCAAGTTCCTCATCCCAAGAAAACCGCAACACAAGAGCCAATCCTGTCCTCCTCAACTCCAATGACATGTGGTAATTTTTTTACTCAACCCTCCTTTTGTTTACACCTCTTTGTAGCTTTGTTAGCCCGTAATCATCAGAAACAGCGTCTAACAgagaactctctctctttttttacagAGCTTCCTATTGCTAGAAGAGCTTCACTCCATCGGTTCCTAGAGAAAAGAAAGGACAGGGTCACCTCAAAGGCACCATACCAATTATGCGATCCAGCCAAGGCGTCTTCAAAGCCTCAAACCTCAGACAACATGTCTTGGCTTGGTTTGGCAGCTGAAATTTGAACCCTAACCGCTGCACCATCCTTAAACCGTACCGAGAAATTCTTTTGACGTTGCTTCAAGATATAAAAGCTCCTCCTACCTTCAAATCAAACCTTCCTGCTTCAAGCTTGTTATATTTTTACAACTTAACTATTCAATGATTAGGAAACTtgatatatttgtatgtattgATTAGTGATCGATTCTTGTTAGTATTTTCGCTTTAGTTTGTTGTTTTACGTACTAGGTGTTTGTAACATGTCTTACCCCTTTCCCTGGGTTATCTCAAAATTAGTTTCGTATGcgactgattttgtttttatatgaaacaataatttttgttgacGAACCATACTATCAATATATAAAGATCTTATTGTAGTTCTTCTTTCTAAtctcatatttatttaatcgtatctttatttatggttttaatcGACGAATCATGACTAGTAGTCTAGTCCTAGAGAGCAGAGATCATTCATCTATACACCAAGACCAAGTCAACTCAACTCTCCATCTTTTTCTCTTCCCAATCGAAGCCTCTTGGTAAATCAAAGTATTTTGTAGACAGGCCGAAATAAGCCTCTAATCTTCCTTTGGGCCCAAAGTGAAGCAGTCAAAGCCCATACCGTCCCTAAAACTTATTCCAACGGATGATCAGTTTTGTTATCCCATTCATTAGCATCCAAAAGCACTTTCAGAAACAAGTAAAACATACAGCTATAACTATAAGGCAGAGAGGTGTCTGTGCTTCAACACCATCCAAATGAACCCTAAGCACCTATAGACCTTGGAAAGGAAACAGGTTTAGGGCTAAAATTAGTTTATCCCTTCACTAGCTATAAGAACTAGTATTGTCTGTTTCATTTAACTAATTGTTATTAAAAAGATAGCACTGGTTTgaattgttaattattattgtctGTTTCATCGACAGTAATAATAAATCTCCTTTTTTCTATTTGTGAAAAACTCAAATTCCATACaacacagaagaaaaaaaatgtgagtgAATTATATATCGGTGAAATCATCCGACCAATATCACAGCTTGTCTAGATGATTAAATTACGAATAGTCCGGCGACGTACGGAGAGCTCAGAACCTCAACCCTTGTCAACGACTTATGTTCTTCATACTTTAAACTATCATCCATTATCTTCACCGACCTACACTCTTTACTACAAAATCCTTCATCTCCTCTGTTACATTCATTCATATAGATCATcagtgaaaataaaaacaaaaaaataatacattttcaGAGACCTCATTGAtccaattcatatatatatatattttttctataaatagagttgtaatatataaaaatcttttgtCATGATTTAAAAAAGAAGggacattaattaattaattagaggAGCTTACTTGTACATGTAAATGTCTTGGCCATGAAGTTTCTTCTTGCACAAGCAACATGTAGTCAGAAAACCTGGAGAACCTCTGATTACGTTCCTCTTCTTCGCCGGAGATTCCTCGGAGATTTGGATAGATTCTTCTTTCCACTTCCGATCACGGCTATTACCAAACTCAAATTCGCGGTCGTTGTAATAGACTTTGGTGAGGCCATCACGAGTCGTGACGCAAGTGTATTCCTCAGAGAGATCGATCTCCGCCGCAAATTGGAGTCTTCTTGAACACCAAACCGGGTCGGAACCATTCGAACCGGTTCCAGAATAGCAAACCGGATAGGTCCCGTTGCCGGAGTTCTCAAGCGCAGCGACTATACCCAAACCAATTCCACCGTCAACGTACCTCTTGGGACTTGGTCGATTAGCCGCCGCCGTGGAATATTCCGGAGAGAAAATGGAGTTATTAACTGCAGGAACCACCATGTGGGATAGTTTCCAGGTCATTGGATTGCTTGATAACATAATCAAGAACTGAAAAGAACCTtcgaaagatatatatatttgacgaTGAGAAAGAGAGCCATGCAAATGGAAGAAGCAAATTCTTATAAGgggaaaaacacaaaatatatatatagggagagagataataacaagagaaagaagatgaaatggaGAAGCTAACGTAGCTCCATCGGATATCCGCATTTCTTTACGGGTCGGATAttcgcattttttttttttctgatttgctATGTTACGTTATCTCCCTTTATtacaactctgttttttttttaatatccagATTCCAGAtcctatttcttttattttatgcagaTTTAGATTAATACagtacttttttttggtcatttgtaaatataatagTAAAGCAGTCGGTAATTTGAGACAATTACGTAACTAGATTCtttaatattattcttcttttcttggttgaactttttataaataatataaactatatatattttttaatctttatgttttaagtcaaaaaaatttcataatttttctgtaataattttggtttagataCTTCggtttatggaaaaaaaaagtggaattAAACTGCATAATCTTGCTACAAGTTTTCCCATAATATATTTATCTGCTGATATTACAGAGTGTAATATGATATTAGTATGATATCACTCTTATAACACTCCTGATCCGTTATATGCCAAAAGCAGACACAGAGTATCACATATAGGACGCCAGCAGCCGACCGACCGAGATTCTCGAAACGAATCCAATCGCCCAAGTCGTCCAACCGAACCGCAGATGCCCGTTCTTCGCGAATCACGTCATGGTAGAAGACTACATTAGCATCTCATCGAGTTCCTTCCAGTCGCTTCAAGCATTCAGAGCTCTCTCGAGCGTCATCGACATTTCCTCTGACATATCCGCTACGC from Camelina sativa cultivar DH55 chromosome 3, Cs, whole genome shotgun sequence includes:
- the LOC104776033 gene encoding protein TIFY 10A; its protein translation is MSISMEFVASRRFTGKPSFSLTCSRLSQYLKENGSFGDLTLGMACRPDVNGTLGNSRQPTATMSLFPCEASNMDSTAAAAAQDVKPKNLFPRQSSFYSSSSSVPKEDVLKMAQSTRSVKPESQTAPLTIFYAGQVIVFNDFSAEKAKEVMKLASKGTANSFTGFTSNLNINQSVAKTTTQTSNVVAATPNQVPHPKKTATQEPILSSSTPMTCELPIARRASLHRFLEKRKDRVTSKAPYQLCDPAKASSKPQTSDNMSWLGLAAEI
- the LOC104776034 gene encoding uncharacterized protein LOC104776034; this encodes MRISDGATLASPFHLLSLVIISLPIYIFCVFPLIRICFFHLHGSLSHRQIYISFEGSFQFLIMLSSNPMTWKLSHMVVPAVNNSIFSPEYSTAAANRPSPKRYVDGGIGLGIVAALENSGNGTYPVCYSGTGSNGSDPVWCSRRLQFAAEIDLSEEYTCVTTRDGLTKVYYNDREFEFGNSRDRKWKEESIQISEESPAKKRNVIRGSPGFLTTCCLCKKKLHGQDIYMYKGDEGFCSKECRSVKIMDDSLKYEEHKSLTRVEVLSSPYVAGLFVI